The DNA segment TGAGCTCCTGCTCCACCTTCTCCAATAATGCCCGCTTAAAGACCCGCCCCTCCGCCAGGCCGATGTCCTTTAACCCGGCCATCAATGGCTCGGTATCCAGCTCCTTGTTGCCAGAGATATTTATCTCCGCAATGGCGGGACGTTCACGGACGAATACGATCAGAACATTGGCGTCGCTTTCGAGCCTTATATCCTTGAAAAAGCCTGTTTTGTAGAGGGTGCGGATAATGTGCGAAGTGTTGCCCGCGTCGACCACATCCCCGGTCTTGATGGGCAAGTAATTGAACACTGTCCCAGCCGAGATCCGCTGCAGACCTTCCACCCGTATATCCTCCACCACAAAGGCGGCAGCCTGCTGGGTCAACAGCTGTCCACCAAGCAGAACAACAAGGATTAAAATCCGGGAAATTAGAGGCATTATCAATAACTACAACAGTGTTTTTTCAAATTATCCGTACTGGACGGTTCACATTCAGAACGATTTCGGTTGCGAAACAGCGCGTTAGTATAAGTGATCTTCAGAGATCAGGATACCGATAGCCTTCTGCGACGTTCACGGCCCATACTCTGTGACAACAGCGATATCTCTACCCCAGAAACCGGTTTATATCGACATAGAAGGCCAAACTCATAATCGCCAATAGGATTAATAATCCGATTTTTTGGCCTTGTTCAAGGAAGCGATCCGATAGGGGCCCGCCCTTGATCCCTTCAATGAGGAAGAAAAACAGGTGCCCGCCATCCAGAACGGGTATCGGCAGCAGATTCAGCACACCCAGACTGATGCTCACCACCGCAAGAAATTTCAAAAAATAACTGAAGCCGTAACTGGCTGATTTTCCTGCAGAATCAGCAATAGATATCGGGCCGCTGAGATTTTTAACTGAAACCTCGCCGACAATCATCTTACCCAGCATACGCAACATCAGCAGGGATAGGTCCCAGGTCTTGTAGATGGATTGTCCGACTGCATCGATCGGCCCATATTTGACCACCGATCTGTAATCATCCATCAGATCATCGGGTACAGCCACACTTGCGCCGATTCGACCATAGCTCTCCCCATCGCCCTCAATCGACAACGGGGTGATGCGCATTGCGATATAATCGCCATTGCGATCGATCTCCAGTTCTAGGGCTTGGCCAGGTCGCTTACGCACATATTCGACCCAATCACTCCAATCCATCACTTCGATACCGTCAACAGTGACGATACGATCCCCCGGTTTCAGGCCGGCCAAGTCAGCGGGCTCTCCATCCAGCACCGCATCGATAACAGGTGGCAGGGTGGGTCGATCGGGGGAGAGACCGAGATTCTGCAACAACATGCCATCCTCAGCCAACTCGGAGAGGCCCAGTCCAGGGAGTTGATGGATATGCTCCACTCCCGTCTGACCACGCACCCGGATATGGAGATTGGTGCTGTCGAGGGATTCTGACAGCATCGCATAGACCACACTCTCCCAGGTCGGGGTGGACTGGTCGGCTACCGCGAGTATCTCATCGCCTTGGGCGAATCCCGCCTGTTCCGCGATAGAGCCGCTCTCCACCTCACCCACTAGCGGTTTGAGACCGGTATCACCGGTGACGAAGATCAGCCAGAAGGCAAAGATGGCAAACAGGAAATTGAACAGTGGACCCGCAACAACGATGGCGCTGCGAACGCCCAAAGACTGGCGATTGAATGCGCGGTGCTGTTCCTCCGGTTCTACCGGCGCTTCGCGTTCATCCAGCATCTTTACGTAAC comes from the Candidatus Thiodiazotropha sp. CDECU1 genome and includes:
- the rseP gene encoding sigma E protease regulator RseP; this encodes MDSLLFTIVSFIVALAILIAVHEFGHFWVARKLGVKVLRFSIGFGRALWRRTADADGTEYVIAAIPLGGYVKMLDEREAPVEPEEQHRAFNRQSLGVRSAIVVAGPLFNFLFAIFAFWLIFVTGDTGLKPLVGEVESGSIAEQAGFAQGDEILAVADQSTPTWESVVYAMLSESLDSTNLHIRVRGQTGVEHIHQLPGLGLSELAEDGMLLQNLGLSPDRPTLPPVIDAVLDGEPADLAGLKPGDRIVTVDGIEVMDWSDWVEYVRKRPGQALELEIDRNGDYIAMRITPLSIEGDGESYGRIGASVAVPDDLMDDYRSVVKYGPIDAVGQSIYKTWDLSLLMLRMLGKMIVGEVSVKNLSGPISIADSAGKSASYGFSYFLKFLAVVSISLGVLNLLPIPVLDGGHLFFFLIEGIKGGPLSDRFLEQGQKIGLLILLAIMSLAFYVDINRFLG